The genomic window TCCACATAGAAGCCGATGACCAGTTGACAACTGTGGCCCTATGCACCGCATTGGAAAGGAGCGGCGCAATTGAAATCGATTGTGTAAGAGATACGGTAGAGTCTCACTTCGCTTCTGGGATGCGGTTGAGCGCGGACGCTGAAGATACGGATTTCACCCTGTATGCCGAAGATAAAAGGGGGCTGGATTTTAAAGTCAGCATGCGGTGCTACATCAGAATAAAAGGCCCAGAGCCAGAAGGTGAGTCATCGATGAGCGAGTTGGAGAAAATAGCTGAGTCTATTGCAGACGTTTGCTCATCGTTCTTCATCCTGTCCTTCCAGTATGAGAACACCTTGTTTTGGCGTGACGCCCGGGGCCTGCACCGCGCATAAGACCCTGTGTTCTGTTGGAGCATCGAATGTTGCTCACGGATGAAGTGCAGTGTAACGGGTAGAGCACACCAACTTTGGCTACCTACGACCTCTCCATCAGCGAACGTCTGCAATGGGTCGGTAGCAGCCTCTCGCAGCTCGATGAGTCACCCAATGGTTATTTACTAGCGCTCATCGCGGCGCTCCCCTGTCCAGCGCCCCTCCAGTAGGCGGTGACCACCTCCTCTCGTGCTCCAATCCGCTTCAGATAACGCCGTACTCTGGGAAGCGCTTGAAGGTCGATGTCCAGCAGTTCATGGATTCTTAGCCAGGGATAAATCGCCATGTCGGCGATTGAATACGCCGAGCAGATGAAGTCCCGCCCCGCCAACGCCTGCTCCACGATGTGGAACAATCGGGACGTTTCTGTTCGGTAGCGCTCTTTCGCGTAGTCATCCGACGTGTTTTCACGATGCATGAAGTGATGCCACTGCCCCGCCATCGGGCCAAGACTGCTGATCTGCCACGCCAGCCACTGCAGCACTTCGTAGCGCTCGGGACCCGGCGGCGGCAAAAATCTGCCGTGGGTTTCGGCCAGGTACTGAAGGATCGCGCCTGACTCTGGAAGTGCTACCGACTGCCGATGATCCACCAGCACCGGAATCTTCTGAAAAGGAGTCAGCCTCGCGAATTCCGGTCGGTGCTGTTCACCAAGAGAGAGATTCACGCGTTGAATCTGAAAAGGCACACCGAGGGCCTCAAGCATGATCAATATCTTGAATCCGTTGGCCGTGGGCGCGAAGTGAAGTGTGTACATGGAATCAAAGAGGAGTCTTTGCCGGAAGGATAGAAAGACGGCATCGACCCTGCTGACCCGCCCGATAATCAATAAAAAACTTACACTATCTCGATTATCATCCTTTAAATATCGATATCTCCTAAATGGCTTTGTAAGCTTAACTTACATATCCGTGTGCTTAACCGCGGCAATTCAGTGAATCTCTGCAGCGCGTGTTCGACGTTGATTTCTTGCCCACCGGCGACCACCCCGCCAGGCGGCAGTGGCCACTCGGGGGTTACGGTGCGCGGCGAGGGAGCGACGATCACCTCGCCCCCTCGCCGGGTGACAACCACGCCTACAGGCGCCTCACCCCTGGTAACGCGCGGCTGGTTCACTGCGCGACAGGTTGGGGAGCAGGCGCTGGCGCGCGGCTTCGTACTGGTTGAAATCGGCGATCTCCGGCAGCGCCGGAATGGTGACGAACTCGCCCTGGTCGAGGCCGGCCAGGGCGGCGTCCACCATGTCCTCCGCCGACATCACGATGGCGCCCGGCAGGTGTTCCAGCGGCGTGCCGGCGATGCCCCAGAAGTCGGTGGCGGTCGCCCCCGGCAGCACTACCTGGACCGTGACGTTTTTCTCCGCAAGCTCATGGCGCAGCGATTGGCTGAAGGCGAGCACGAATGCCTTGGAGCCGCCGTAGACACCGTTCAGCACCTCCGGGGCGATGGCAACGATGGAGGCAATGTTGATCAGGGTGCCGCCGCCCCGCGCCACGAAGCCCGGCACGGCGGCATAAGTGAGGCGCGTCAGCACATTCACGTTGAGCGTTAGCAGATCTTCCAGCGCATCGACGTTCGATTCGAGCAACGGTCGCGTCGCACCGACGCCGGCGTTGTTCACCAGCAGGGAAATACTCGCGTCGGATCGCAGGACGTCCTCGACCTTCGCCAGGTCCGCCCTGTCGGCCAGGTCGGCGACGAGCACTTCCACGGAGCGCCCGGTTTCGTCGCTCAGGCGCTTGGCCAGGGCATCCAGGCGACTGCGATTGCGGGCCACCAGGATCAGGTCGTGGCCGCGACGGGCCAGACGTTCCGCGTAGATGGCGCCGATGCCGGAAGAAGCGCCAGTGATCAGTGCGGTACCGAGACGGGATTGAGTCATGTCGATGCTCCAGGGGTTGGTGAGGAACTGGAGATCAGCATGCCGCCGCTTGGCTGTATCTCAAATGACGTATAAGGTAGTGATTCAGGACATACGAGACGCCCTCATGCATCGCATCGGTTATGTGGTCACGGACGGATTCCAAGTGCTCTCCCTGGCCACCCAGACGGTCTTCGAGTTCGCCAACCTGGTCACCGGCGAACCCGTCTACAGCATCGGCTACTACTCGCCGTCCGGCGGGCTCGTGCGCTCCTCGCTCGGGCTTGCCATGGACACCCATGCGCTGCAGGCGCCGGGACTGGCCGACACCTGGATAGTGGTGGGCGTGAACGATCCGGTGGCGAGCGAAACCGCCCCCGCCGTGCTCGATTTCGTCCGCAAGGCTGGCCACCAGGCGCGCCGCACCGTCGGCATCTGCACCGGCGGTTTCGTCCTTGCCGAGGCCGGATTGCTCGCCGGGCGCCGCGCCACGACGCACTGGGCCTACGCCCAGGCGCTGCAGAACCGTCACCCGGAGGTCACGGTGGAGGCGGATCGCATCTACATCGTCGATGGCCCCTTCTGGACATCGGCCGGAATGACCGCCGGCCTCGACCTCGCCGTCGGCATGGTGGAGAAGGACCTGGGCGCAGACGTCGCGCGCTCGGTGGCGCACAAGCTGGTCATGCACCAGCATCGATCCGGCGGCCAATCGCAGCACTCCGAAATGCTCGACCTCGCTCCCAAGTCCGACCGCATCCAGAGCTCCCTGAACTACGCCCGGCAGCACCTCAAGCAGCCGCTGGGCGTGGAAGACCTGGCCGCGGTGGCGCACCTCAGTCCGCGCCAGTTCACCCGCGTGTTCACCGCCGAAACCGGGCAGTCGCCGGCCAAGGCCATCGAGGGGCTGCGGCTGGAGGCCGCCCGCCTGATGATCGAACAGAGCCGCCACTCCCTCGACGTGGTGGCACGGGAGACGGGCTTCCGCGACCGCCGCCACCTGCGCGAAGCCTTCCTGCGCGGCTTCGGCGTGCCGCCACAGGCGGTACGCCGGGATGCGCGCCAGGTGCTGACGAGCCACGCCGGCCTCACCGATGCGCCATGAGGAAAGCCGCGGTGGCCGGATTCTTCGGCATGCCGCCCCGTGCCAGCGCCTGTCGCCGGCCGAACCGGCCATCGAGAAGCGAGAGAATCCGCAGGGATTTGCACGGATTCAGGTGCTCCAGAAGGCGACTTCGAATACCCTTGGGCCAGGCAATCAACCAAGAAGCTGTGAATTGAACGATGGGTTTTGAACAACTAGCGGTGCTCCGTGACCGCCTCCGGGCTGAAAAAGAGCAGGCAAAGGCTGACAACGCAAAGCGCCCTCAACGCAAGTCCACGCCAAAGGCAAAGCCTCGCGACCAGGACCCTGCGGTGGAAGCGATCTGGAAACTGCAGAAGCACTTCCCCCTGGCCTTCCCGGTCAATCCGGCGCCCAAGGTTCCGCTCAAGGAAGGCATTCTCAAGGATGCCGAGCAGCACCTGGAGCAGCTTGGCCTCACCAGCGAACAGCTCAAGCTGGGCATCGGCACCTGGTGCAAGGGTGCGCGTTACTGGGGCTGCATGGTGGAGAATGCGCCACGCCTGGACTTGAACGGCCAGGTCGCCGGCACCGTGACCGCCGCCCAGGCACTGCACGCCAAGCAACAGGCGGCGCGCCAGCGCAGCCAGGAGCGACGCCTGCGAGCCAAGTCGAAAGCGCAGGCTGAGGCGGCAACCCCCGCTGCCGATGCGACGGTGCAGCCGGCCGAGGACTGAGCCGCTGCCGCGCCCCTCTGCGTGAGCGGCCGGCCCGCGCCTGCACTGCCCGGGCCCACGCGCTTCTTCCTGGATAGTCCTGCACGGCTTCAGCCGGATCCAGGCC from Pseudomonas sp. GCEP-101 includes these protein-coding regions:
- a CDS encoding glutathione S-transferase family protein codes for the protein MLEALGVPFQIQRVNLSLGEQHRPEFARLTPFQKIPVLVDHRQSVALPESGAILQYLAETHGRFLPPPGPERYEVLQWLAWQISSLGPMAGQWHHFMHRENTSDDYAKERYRTETSRLFHIVEQALAGRDFICSAYSIADMAIYPWLRIHELLDIDLQALPRVRRYLKRIGAREEVVTAYWRGAGQGSAAMSASK
- a CDS encoding SDR family NAD(P)-dependent oxidoreductase — its product is MTQSRLGTALITGASSGIGAIYAERLARRGHDLILVARNRSRLDALAKRLSDETGRSVEVLVADLADRADLAKVEDVLRSDASISLLVNNAGVGATRPLLESNVDALEDLLTLNVNVLTRLTYAAVPGFVARGGGTLINIASIVAIAPEVLNGVYGGSKAFVLAFSQSLRHELAEKNVTVQVVLPGATATDFWGIAGTPLEHLPGAIVMSAEDMVDAALAGLDQGEFVTIPALPEIADFNQYEAARQRLLPNLSRSEPAARYQG
- a CDS encoding GlxA family transcriptional regulator, with protein sequence MHRIGYVVTDGFQVLSLATQTVFEFANLVTGEPVYSIGYYSPSGGLVRSSLGLAMDTHALQAPGLADTWIVVGVNDPVASETAPAVLDFVRKAGHQARRTVGICTGGFVLAEAGLLAGRRATTHWAYAQALQNRHPEVTVEADRIYIVDGPFWTSAGMTAGLDLAVGMVEKDLGADVARSVAHKLVMHQHRSGGQSQHSEMLDLAPKSDRIQSSLNYARQHLKQPLGVEDLAAVAHLSPRQFTRVFTAETGQSPAKAIEGLRLEAARLMIEQSRHSLDVVARETGFRDRRHLREAFLRGFGVPPQAVRRDARQVLTSHAGLTDAP
- a CDS encoding ProQ/FinO family protein; the protein is MGFEQLAVLRDRLRAEKEQAKADNAKRPQRKSTPKAKPRDQDPAVEAIWKLQKHFPLAFPVNPAPKVPLKEGILKDAEQHLEQLGLTSEQLKLGIGTWCKGARYWGCMVENAPRLDLNGQVAGTVTAAQALHAKQQAARQRSQERRLRAKSKAQAEAATPAADATVQPAED